One Rissa tridactyla isolate bRisTri1 chromosome 1, bRisTri1.patW.cur.20221130, whole genome shotgun sequence DNA segment encodes these proteins:
- the TMSB4X gene encoding thymosin beta-4 — translation MSDKPDMAEIEKFDKSKLKKTETQEKNPLPSKETIEQEKQAGES, via the exons ATGTCCGACAAACCAGACATGGCCGAGATCGAGAAATTTGACAAATCCAAATTGAAGAAGACAGAGACGCAAGAGAAAAACCCGCTGCCTTCAAAAGAAA cAATTGAACAGGAGAAGCAAGCGGGTGAATCGTAA